A stretch of Lysobacter sp. K5869 DNA encodes these proteins:
- a CDS encoding low affinity iron permease family protein has translation MRRSFERGAKAASRFTGHPLCFGLAVLVVLVWVVSGPIFGFSDTWQLVINTGTTIVTFLMVFLIQNSQNRDAAAVQIKLDELIRATRAAENALLDLEELDEDSLERFRKRYEDLACKARDEAKRRRDDGGDEVEAELERTDDELRAELDRRDEERRSKDPGDGKARPKR, from the coding sequence ATGCGCCGCAGTTTCGAGCGCGGCGCCAAGGCGGCTTCGCGCTTCACCGGGCACCCGCTGTGCTTCGGCTTGGCGGTGCTGGTGGTCTTGGTATGGGTGGTGTCGGGGCCGATATTCGGTTTCAGCGACACTTGGCAACTGGTGATCAACACCGGCACCACCATCGTCACGTTCCTGATGGTGTTTTTGATCCAGAACTCGCAGAACCGCGACGCCGCGGCGGTGCAGATCAAGCTCGACGAGCTGATCCGCGCCACCCGCGCGGCCGAGAACGCGCTGCTGGACCTGGAAGAGCTCGACGAGGACTCGTTGGAGCGTTTCCGCAAGCGTTATGAGGATCTAGCCTGCAAGGCGCGCGACGAGGCGAAGCGCCGACGCGACGATGGCGGCGATGAGGTCGAGGCGGAGCTCGAACGCACCGACGACGAGCTGCGGGCGGAGCTGGATCGGCGCGACGAGGAGCGCAGGTCGAAAGACCCGGGCGACGGAAAAGCCCGCCCGAAACGTTAG
- a CDS encoding DEAD/DEAH box helicase, with the protein MVLDAFHPAIAAWFRAAFPAPTRAQELAWPNIRAGRNTLVAAPTGSGKTLTAFLAAIDALVREGLEQGLRDETQVVYVSPLKALSNDIHLNLEAPLAGIAEQLRRLGLPDPGIRTAVRTGDTPAGERTAMRKRPPHILVTTPESLYVLLGSESGRAMLSTVRSVIVDEIHAVADDKRGSHLSLSLERLRELCAAPPVRIGLSATQKPIDEVARFLVGSDAVAADGTPDCAIVDIGYDKRRDLALELPGSPLSAVMSHDQWDEVYARLAELVEQHRTTLVFVNTRRMAERAAKHLADKLGKDAVAAHHGSLSRELRLDAEQRLKRGQLRVLVATASLELGIDIGDVDLVCQLGSPRAIAAFLQRVGRAGHHVGGVPKGRLFPSSRDDLVECAALLDSVRRGELDALRIPPAPLDVLAQQIVAEAAMRDCGEDELFACVRRAWPYARLERKHFDQIVRMLADGFTTRRGPRAAYLHRDAVHGRVRARRGARMTAVMSGGTIPDTGDYAVVLEPEAQVIGSVNEDFAVESLGGDVFQLGNASYRILRVEPGRVRVEDAQGLPPNIPFWLGEAPGRSDELSHSVSRLRAAADAAFQRADDNAGAARALAQEFALDSASALQLADYLGRTRHALGLVPTQDTLVFERFFDESGGTQLVIHSPYGSRVNKAWGLALRKRFCRKFNFELQAAATEDAIVLSLSTSHSFPLEDVARYLHSASALDVLIQALLDAPLFGARWRWVATTALALPRFVGGKKVAPQLQRMKSEDLLATVFPDQVACAENLAGEREVPEHPLVEQTLHDCLYEAMDSEGWLRMLRRLEAGEIRVVGRDVTGPSPIAAEALNAKPYAFLDDAPIEERRTQAVMARRYGDADSADDLGRLDPQAIEAVREEAWPEVRDADEMHEALMGLGFVTAGEAEAHGWEGWLCALADAGRATALRLRADDAAAAWWVATESLPQALALFPQAQAEPAVEVPEEYARTQWSAEAALIETLRSRLTALGPTTAATLAGDARREPGEVELALLRLESEGYVMRGRFEPDSLLGGDEQWCERHLLARIHRYTVGRLRREIEPVAPRDYARFLFDWQKLSRRSRMSGPQALQAVLEQLEGFEAPASVWESELLPARIGDYESGWLDELCSAGRVTWARLRPNNAAANAEPAAPQGVPSVRQTPIVLLPRRALADWQWAAGRNADPAPVSSRAQRVLDALAARGASFFDELERSAHLLRTELEEALGELVVRGRITCDSYAGLRALLVPPSKRAASHGQRRRRAMLTDLQDAGRWSLTRPEDSAQADAAQAAESVEHIAWRLLERYGVVFWRLIQREAAWLPPWRDLLRVYRRLEARGEIRGGRFVSGMTGEQYALPDAVSALRQARSREHDGEIVCVSAADPLNLTGSVLAGAKVPRIPGARIAFRDGVAVASLLAGQVEWIESLPADAQREIQRLLLRRPDSVAAAADSRIDEVMRNLGLGAR; encoded by the coding sequence ATGGTGCTAGACGCCTTCCATCCCGCCATCGCCGCCTGGTTCCGCGCCGCGTTCCCGGCGCCGACCCGCGCGCAGGAGTTGGCCTGGCCGAACATCCGCGCCGGCCGCAACACCCTGGTCGCCGCGCCGACCGGTTCGGGCAAGACCCTGACCGCGTTCCTCGCCGCGATCGACGCGCTGGTGCGCGAAGGCCTGGAGCAGGGGCTGCGCGACGAAACCCAGGTGGTCTACGTCTCGCCGCTGAAGGCGCTGTCCAACGACATCCATCTGAACCTGGAAGCGCCGCTGGCCGGCATCGCCGAACAGCTGCGGCGCCTGGGCCTGCCCGATCCCGGCATCCGCACCGCGGTGCGCACCGGCGACACGCCGGCCGGCGAGCGTACCGCGATGCGCAAGCGCCCGCCGCACATCCTGGTGACCACGCCCGAATCGCTGTACGTGCTGCTCGGCTCCGAATCGGGGCGGGCGATGCTGTCCACGGTGCGTTCGGTGATCGTCGACGAAATCCACGCCGTGGCCGACGACAAGCGCGGCAGCCACCTGAGCCTGAGCCTGGAACGCCTGCGCGAATTGTGCGCGGCGCCGCCGGTGCGGATCGGCCTGTCGGCGACGCAAAAGCCCATCGACGAAGTCGCGCGCTTCTTGGTCGGCAGCGACGCGGTCGCCGCCGACGGCACGCCCGATTGCGCCATCGTCGACATCGGCTACGACAAGCGCCGCGATCTGGCCCTGGAACTGCCCGGCTCGCCGCTGAGCGCGGTGATGTCGCACGACCAATGGGACGAGGTGTACGCGCGGCTGGCCGAACTGGTCGAGCAGCACCGCACCACCTTGGTGTTCGTCAACACCCGGCGCATGGCCGAGCGCGCGGCCAAGCATCTGGCCGACAAGCTCGGCAAGGACGCCGTCGCCGCGCATCACGGCAGCCTGTCGCGCGAACTGCGCCTGGACGCCGAGCAGCGGCTCAAGCGCGGGCAACTGCGGGTATTGGTCGCGACCGCGTCGCTGGAGCTCGGCATCGACATCGGCGACGTCGATCTGGTCTGCCAGCTCGGCTCGCCGCGCGCCATCGCCGCGTTCTTGCAACGCGTCGGCCGCGCCGGCCATCACGTCGGCGGCGTGCCCAAGGGGCGGCTGTTCCCGTCCTCGCGCGACGACTTGGTCGAATGCGCGGCGCTGCTCGACAGCGTGCGCCGCGGCGAACTCGACGCGTTGCGCATCCCGCCGGCGCCGCTGGACGTGCTGGCCCAGCAGATCGTCGCCGAGGCGGCGATGCGCGATTGCGGCGAGGACGAGCTGTTCGCCTGCGTGCGCCGCGCCTGGCCTTACGCGCGCCTGGAGCGCAAGCACTTCGACCAGATCGTGCGCATGCTCGCCGACGGTTTCACCACCCGGCGCGGGCCGCGCGCGGCGTACCTGCATCGCGACGCCGTGCACGGGCGCGTGCGCGCGCGGCGCGGCGCGCGCATGACCGCGGTGATGTCGGGCGGCACCATCCCCGACACCGGCGATTACGCCGTGGTGCTGGAGCCCGAGGCGCAGGTGATCGGCAGCGTCAACGAGGACTTCGCGGTCGAAAGCCTCGGCGGCGACGTGTTCCAGCTCGGCAACGCCAGCTACCGCATTCTGCGGGTCGAGCCGGGCCGGGTGCGGGTGGAAGACGCGCAAGGCCTGCCGCCGAACATTCCGTTCTGGCTCGGCGAGGCGCCGGGCCGCAGCGACGAACTCTCGCACAGCGTTTCGCGCCTGCGCGCGGCCGCCGATGCCGCGTTCCAGCGCGCCGACGACAACGCCGGCGCGGCGCGCGCGCTCGCGCAGGAGTTCGCGCTCGATTCCGCCAGCGCGCTGCAGTTGGCCGATTACCTCGGCCGCACCCGTCACGCGCTGGGTCTGGTGCCGACGCAGGACACCCTCGTGTTCGAGCGTTTCTTCGACGAGTCCGGCGGCACCCAACTCGTCATCCATTCGCCGTACGGCAGCCGCGTCAACAAGGCCTGGGGATTGGCGCTGCGCAAGCGCTTCTGCCGCAAGTTCAATTTCGAGCTGCAGGCGGCGGCGACCGAGGACGCGATCGTGCTGTCGCTGTCGACCAGCCACAGCTTCCCGCTTGAGGACGTGGCGCGCTATCTGCATTCGGCCTCGGCCTTAGACGTATTGATCCAGGCCTTGCTCGACGCGCCGCTGTTCGGCGCGCGCTGGCGCTGGGTCGCGACCACGGCGCTGGCGCTGCCGCGCTTCGTCGGCGGCAAGAAGGTCGCGCCGCAGTTGCAGCGGATGAAGAGCGAGGATCTGCTGGCGACGGTATTTCCCGATCAGGTCGCCTGCGCCGAGAATCTGGCCGGCGAGCGCGAGGTGCCGGAGCATCCGCTGGTCGAACAGACCCTGCACGATTGCTTGTATGAGGCGATGGACAGCGAAGGCTGGCTGCGCATGCTGCGGCGCCTGGAGGCCGGCGAAATCCGCGTGGTCGGCCGCGACGTCACCGGGCCGTCGCCGATCGCCGCCGAGGCGCTCAACGCCAAGCCGTACGCTTTCCTCGACGACGCGCCGATCGAAGAGCGCCGCACCCAGGCGGTGATGGCGCGGCGCTACGGCGACGCCGACAGCGCCGACGATCTCGGCCGGCTCGATCCGCAGGCGATCGAGGCCGTGCGCGAGGAAGCGTGGCCGGAAGTGCGCGACGCCGACGAAATGCACGAGGCCTTGATGGGCCTGGGCTTCGTTACCGCGGGCGAGGCCGAGGCGCACGGCTGGGAGGGTTGGCTGTGCGCGCTGGCCGACGCCGGGCGCGCGACCGCGCTGCGCCTGCGCGCGGACGACGCGGCCGCGGCGTGGTGGGTCGCCACCGAAAGCTTGCCGCAGGCGTTGGCGCTGTTTCCGCAGGCTCAGGCCGAACCGGCGGTCGAGGTGCCGGAGGAGTACGCGCGAACCCAGTGGAGCGCCGAAGCGGCGTTGATCGAAACGCTGCGCTCGCGCCTGACCGCGCTGGGCCCGACCACGGCCGCGACGCTCGCCGGCGACGCGCGGCGCGAGCCGGGCGAGGTGGAACTGGCGCTGCTGCGGCTGGAGTCGGAAGGCTACGTGATGCGCGGCCGGTTCGAGCCCGACAGTCTGCTCGGCGGCGACGAACAATGGTGCGAGCGGCATTTGCTCGCGCGTATCCATCGCTACACGGTCGGGCGCCTGCGCCGCGAGATCGAACCGGTGGCGCCGCGCGATTACGCGCGCTTCCTGTTCGACTGGCAAAAGCTGTCGCGGCGTTCGCGCATGAGCGGCCCGCAGGCGCTGCAAGCGGTGCTGGAGCAGCTCGAAGGCTTCGAGGCGCCGGCTTCGGTCTGGGAAAGCGAGTTGCTGCCGGCGCGCATCGGCGACTACGAATCCGGTTGGCTCGACGAACTGTGTTCGGCCGGGCGGGTGACCTGGGCGCGCCTGCGGCCGAACAATGCGGCCGCGAACGCCGAGCCGGCCGCGCCGCAGGGCGTGCCGAGCGTGCGCCAAACGCCCATCGTGCTGCTGCCGCGGCGCGCATTGGCGGATTGGCAATGGGCCGCGGGCCGCAACGCCGATCCGGCGCCGGTGTCCTCGCGCGCGCAACGCGTGCTCGATGCGCTGGCCGCGCGCGGCGCTTCGTTCTTCGACGAACTCGAACGCTCCGCGCACTTGCTGCGCACCGAACTGGAAGAGGCGCTGGGCGAACTGGTGGTGCGCGGCCGCATCACCTGCGACAGCTACGCCGGCCTGCGCGCGCTGCTGGTGCCGCCGTCCAAGCGCGCCGCCAGCCACGGCCAGCGCCGTCGCCGGGCGATGCTGACCGATCTGCAGGACGCCGGACGTTGGTCGCTGACACGGCCGGAAGATTCCGCCCAGGCCGACGCGGCGCAGGCCGCCGAATCGGTCGAACACATCGCCTGGCGCTTGCTCGAACGCTACGGCGTGGTGTTCTGGCGCCTGATCCAGCGCGAAGCCGCGTGGCTGCCGCCGTGGCGCGATCTGCTGCGCGTCTACCGGCGGCTGGAAGCGCGCGGCGAAATCCGCGGCGGCCGCTTCGTCAGCGGCATGACCGGCGAGCAATACGCGCTGCCCGATGCGGTCAGCGCGTTGCGGCAGGCGCGTTCGCGCGAACACGACGGCGAAATCGTCTGCGTGTCGGCGGCCGATCCGCTCAACCTCACCGGCAGCGTGCTGGCCGGCGCCAAGGTGCCGCGCATTCCCGGCGCGCGCATCGCCTTCCGCGACGGCGTCGCGGTGGCGAGCCTGTTGGCGGGGCAGGTGGAGTGGATCGAATCCTTGCCCGCCGATGCGCAACGCGAGATCCAGCGTTTGCTGCTGCGCCGTCCGGACAGCGTCGCCGCGGCCGCGGACTCGCGCATCGACGAAGTCATGCGCAATTTGGGGCTCGGCGCGCGCTGA